From the genome of Miscanthus floridulus cultivar M001 chromosome 10, ASM1932011v1, whole genome shotgun sequence, one region includes:
- the LOC136489949 gene encoding probable WRKY transcription factor 63 isoform X1 — translation MKHQQYNSRCVPQSSASDHRSAMKEIARGQSLVTQLRAIVLPALQADERSELVAHMFQNILDCSSKAMAELQMHQSPSPRRPHDDDDVLVDDKKRVKKISSVDCKNEEGVTTAKPRHQQKRSRRFDDSVSLETPVPHYDGRQWRKYGQKHINNTKHSRSYYRCTYRQEQGCKATKTVQQQDDSSGADHTLMYTVVYYGQHTCKDNGVNSSPDDSETNTRSSSDSQSSISNTCTDPCDNQNQTSLHDNKPIDDKSEKLVTKDMYEPFDKTAFAPLDLDSWELDALLRFGA, via the exons ATGAAGCACCAACAGTATAATAGCAGATGTGTTCCTCAATCTTCAGCTTCTGATCACCGGTCGGCGATGAAGGAGATCGCCAGGGGCCAGTCTCTGGTGACGCAGCTGCGAGCAATCGTGCTCCCTGCGCTGCAGGCCGACGAACGCTCAGAGCTCGTTGCCCACATGTTCCAGAACATACTGGATTGCTCCAGCAAGGCCATGGCAGAGCTGCAGATGCATCAGTCTCCAAGTCCTCGACGACCTCACGATGATGATGATGTGCTGGTGGATGACAAGAAGAGAGTGAAGAAGATTTCCTCTGTCGACTGCAAGAACGAGGAGGGTGTTACTACTGCTAAACCCCGTCATCAGCAGAAGAGAAG CAGGAGATTTGATGACTCTGTGTCACTTGAAACACCTGTGCCGCACTACGATGGCCGCCAATGGAGGAAGTATGGGCAGAAGCACATCAACAACACCAAACACTCAAG GAGCTACTACAGATGCACCTACAGACAGGAACAAGGCTGCAAAGCAACGAAGACAGTGCAGCAACAAGATGACAGCAGTGGTGCTGATCATACCCTGATGTACACGGTCGTCTACTATGGCCAGCATACTTGTAAGGATAATGGTGTTAATTCAAGCCCTGATGACTCTGAAACAAACACTCGAAGCAGCAGCGACAGCCAATCCAGCATATCGAACACCTGTACAGATCCTTGTGACAATCAGAATCAGACATCCCTACATGACAATAAACCGATCGACGACAAATCTGAAAAGTTGGTCACAAAGGACATGTATGAGCCATTTGACAAGACTGCGTTTGCACCGTTGGATTTGGATAGTTGGGAGTTGGATGCTCTCCTGAGATTTGGAGCTTGA
- the LOC136489949 gene encoding probable WRKY transcription factor 63 isoform X2, with translation MKHQQYNSRCVPQSSASDHRSAMKEIARGQSLVTQLRAIVLPALQADERSELVAHMFQNILDCSSKAMAELQMHQSPSPRRPHDDDDVLVDDKKRVKKISSVDCKNEEGVTTAKPRHQQKRRRFDDSVSLETPVPHYDGRQWRKYGQKHINNTKHSRSYYRCTYRQEQGCKATKTVQQQDDSSGADHTLMYTVVYYGQHTCKDNGVNSSPDDSETNTRSSSDSQSSISNTCTDPCDNQNQTSLHDNKPIDDKSEKLVTKDMYEPFDKTAFAPLDLDSWELDALLRFGA, from the exons ATGAAGCACCAACAGTATAATAGCAGATGTGTTCCTCAATCTTCAGCTTCTGATCACCGGTCGGCGATGAAGGAGATCGCCAGGGGCCAGTCTCTGGTGACGCAGCTGCGAGCAATCGTGCTCCCTGCGCTGCAGGCCGACGAACGCTCAGAGCTCGTTGCCCACATGTTCCAGAACATACTGGATTGCTCCAGCAAGGCCATGGCAGAGCTGCAGATGCATCAGTCTCCAAGTCCTCGACGACCTCACGATGATGATGATGTGCTGGTGGATGACAAGAAGAGAGTGAAGAAGATTTCCTCTGTCGACTGCAAGAACGAGGAGGGTGTTACTACTGCTAAACCCCGTCATCAGCAGAAGAGAAG GAGATTTGATGACTCTGTGTCACTTGAAACACCTGTGCCGCACTACGATGGCCGCCAATGGAGGAAGTATGGGCAGAAGCACATCAACAACACCAAACACTCAAG GAGCTACTACAGATGCACCTACAGACAGGAACAAGGCTGCAAAGCAACGAAGACAGTGCAGCAACAAGATGACAGCAGTGGTGCTGATCATACCCTGATGTACACGGTCGTCTACTATGGCCAGCATACTTGTAAGGATAATGGTGTTAATTCAAGCCCTGATGACTCTGAAACAAACACTCGAAGCAGCAGCGACAGCCAATCCAGCATATCGAACACCTGTACAGATCCTTGTGACAATCAGAATCAGACATCCCTACATGACAATAAACCGATCGACGACAAATCTGAAAAGTTGGTCACAAAGGACATGTATGAGCCATTTGACAAGACTGCGTTTGCACCGTTGGATTTGGATAGTTGGGAGTTGGATGCTCTCCTGAGATTTGGAGCTTGA
- the LOC136489949 gene encoding probable WRKY transcription factor 63 isoform X3 — MKHQQYNSRCVPQSSASDHRSAMKEIARGQSLVTQLRAIVLPALQADERSELVAHMFQNILDCSSKAMAELQMHQSPSPRRPHDDDDVLVDDKKRVKKISSVDCKNEEGVTTAKPRHQQKRSRRFDDSVSLETPVPHYDGRQWRKYGQKHINNTKHSRCTYRQEQGCKATKTVQQQDDSSGADHTLMYTVVYYGQHTCKDNGVNSSPDDSETNTRSSSDSQSSISNTCTDPCDNQNQTSLHDNKPIDDKSEKLVTKDMYEPFDKTAFAPLDLDSWELDALLRFGA, encoded by the exons ATGAAGCACCAACAGTATAATAGCAGATGTGTTCCTCAATCTTCAGCTTCTGATCACCGGTCGGCGATGAAGGAGATCGCCAGGGGCCAGTCTCTGGTGACGCAGCTGCGAGCAATCGTGCTCCCTGCGCTGCAGGCCGACGAACGCTCAGAGCTCGTTGCCCACATGTTCCAGAACATACTGGATTGCTCCAGCAAGGCCATGGCAGAGCTGCAGATGCATCAGTCTCCAAGTCCTCGACGACCTCACGATGATGATGATGTGCTGGTGGATGACAAGAAGAGAGTGAAGAAGATTTCCTCTGTCGACTGCAAGAACGAGGAGGGTGTTACTACTGCTAAACCCCGTCATCAGCAGAAGAGAAG CAGGAGATTTGATGACTCTGTGTCACTTGAAACACCTGTGCCGCACTACGATGGCCGCCAATGGAGGAAGTATGGGCAGAAGCACATCAACAACACCAAACACTCAAG ATGCACCTACAGACAGGAACAAGGCTGCAAAGCAACGAAGACAGTGCAGCAACAAGATGACAGCAGTGGTGCTGATCATACCCTGATGTACACGGTCGTCTACTATGGCCAGCATACTTGTAAGGATAATGGTGTTAATTCAAGCCCTGATGACTCTGAAACAAACACTCGAAGCAGCAGCGACAGCCAATCCAGCATATCGAACACCTGTACAGATCCTTGTGACAATCAGAATCAGACATCCCTACATGACAATAAACCGATCGACGACAAATCTGAAAAGTTGGTCACAAAGGACATGTATGAGCCATTTGACAAGACTGCGTTTGCACCGTTGGATTTGGATAGTTGGGAGTTGGATGCTCTCCTGAGATTTGGAGCTTGA